In Zingiber officinale cultivar Zhangliang chromosome 6A, Zo_v1.1, whole genome shotgun sequence, a single genomic region encodes these proteins:
- the LOC121997635 gene encoding protein trichome birefringence-like 14 isoform X1, translating to MQGCGFHIARSNKLPLALLALICVSLFLCPWEKAPLMSSLLPSFEQFSILTPVTDVPTRTSSSADKKSSRDSIGSSSSKEMEHVPIFLANDSLASDSALKEANVEECNFAKGRWVADSTRPLYSGSACKQWLSPMWACRLMKRPDFSYEGFRWQPQGCKVPEFSRSSFLSRMHNKTIALIGDSLGRQQFQSLMCMVTGGELSPEVEDVGIDYGLVKAPGALRPDGWVYRFPSTNTTILFYWSASLCELEPLNTSGPSTHYALHLDRPVTFLKQHLPRFDVLVLNTGHHWNRDKFRGNQWELYAGGKPVVDGEELADLRNAKNFTLHSIARWVDLQIKRRPQLKAFLRTISPRHFVNGDWNTGGSCNNTVPLAGGSEVSQDGSTDPIPEAAVKGTRVKLLDITSLSQLRDEGHVSKYTVKAILGVHDCLHWCLPGIPDAWNEILCAQL from the exons ATGCAAGGTTGCGGTTTTCATATAGCCAGAAGCAACAAACTACCTCTTGCACTTCTTGCTCTAATTTGtgtgtccctttttctttgccCATGGGAGAAAGCACCACTTATGTCTTCTCTACTCCCATCATTCGAACAATTTAGTATTCTTACTCCAG TAACAGATGTTCCTACCAGAACTTCCTCTTCCGCAGATAAAAAATCATCACGCGACAGCATTGGAAGTTCATCATCAAAGGAAATGGAGCATGTCCCCATCTTTCTCGCAAATGACTCTTTGGCATCCGATTCAGCACTGAAAGAGGCAAATGTGGAAG AGTGTAATTTTGCCAAGGGAAGATGGGTCGCAGATTCGACAAGACCTTTGTACTCGGGTTCAGCTTGCAAGCAATGGCTGTCACCAATGTGGGCATGCAGGTTAATGAAACGCCCTGATTTCTCATACGAAGGATTTCGGTGGCAGCCACAAGGTTGCAAAGTGCCAGAATTTTCAAGGAGTAGCTTTTTGAGTAG AATGCATAATAAGACAATTGCCTTAATTGGGGATTCTTTGGGAAGGCAGCAATTCCAATCCCTCATGTGCATGGTCACCGGAGGAGAGTTGAGCCCAGAGGTGGAAGATGTTGGCATTGATTACGGCCTCGTCAAAGCGCCCGGTGCCTTAAGACCTGATGGCTGGGTGTATCGATTTCCAAGTACCAATACGACCATTCTGTTCTATTGGTCCGCCAGCTTATGTGAATTGGAGCCTCTGAACACCTCAGGCCCATCCACACATTACGCGCTGCATCTTGATCGACCGGTGACATTCTTGAAGCAGCATCTTCCCAGGTTTGACGTGCTGGTACTTAACACCGGGCACCACTGGAACAGAGACAAGTTCAGGGGAAACCAGTGGGAGTTGTATGCCGGAGGGAAGCCCGTTGTGGACGGAGAGGAGCTTGCGGACCTGAGGAATGCAAAAAATTTCACTCTGCACAGCATAGCTAGGTGGGTTGATTTGCAGATTAAGCGACGTCCACAGCTCAAAGCCTTTCTCAGGACAATTTCTCCCCGCCATTTTGTGAATGGAGACTGGAACACCGGGGGAAGCTGCAACAACACTGTTCCATTAGCTGGAGGAAGTGAGGTATCGCAGGATGGTTCGACCGATCCCATTCCTGAGGCTGCAGTGAAAGGCACACGGGTGAAGCTCCTGGATATCACTTCACTGTCGCAACTGAGGGACGAGGGCCACGTCTCCAAGTACACCGTCAAAGCGATACTGGGCGTGCATGATTGTTTGCATTGGTGCCTTCCTGGTATACCAGATGCATGGAATGAGATACTCTGTGCTCAACTTTGA
- the LOC121997635 gene encoding protein trichome birefringence-like 14 isoform X2, translated as MQGCGFHIARSNKLPLALLALICVSLFLCPWEKAPLMSSLLPSFEQFSILTPDVPTRTSSSADKKSSRDSIGSSSSKEMEHVPIFLANDSLASDSALKEANVEECNFAKGRWVADSTRPLYSGSACKQWLSPMWACRLMKRPDFSYEGFRWQPQGCKVPEFSRSSFLSRMHNKTIALIGDSLGRQQFQSLMCMVTGGELSPEVEDVGIDYGLVKAPGALRPDGWVYRFPSTNTTILFYWSASLCELEPLNTSGPSTHYALHLDRPVTFLKQHLPRFDVLVLNTGHHWNRDKFRGNQWELYAGGKPVVDGEELADLRNAKNFTLHSIARWVDLQIKRRPQLKAFLRTISPRHFVNGDWNTGGSCNNTVPLAGGSEVSQDGSTDPIPEAAVKGTRVKLLDITSLSQLRDEGHVSKYTVKAILGVHDCLHWCLPGIPDAWNEILCAQL; from the exons ATGCAAGGTTGCGGTTTTCATATAGCCAGAAGCAACAAACTACCTCTTGCACTTCTTGCTCTAATTTGtgtgtccctttttctttgccCATGGGAGAAAGCACCACTTATGTCTTCTCTACTCCCATCATTCGAACAATTTAGTATTCTTACTCCAG ATGTTCCTACCAGAACTTCCTCTTCCGCAGATAAAAAATCATCACGCGACAGCATTGGAAGTTCATCATCAAAGGAAATGGAGCATGTCCCCATCTTTCTCGCAAATGACTCTTTGGCATCCGATTCAGCACTGAAAGAGGCAAATGTGGAAG AGTGTAATTTTGCCAAGGGAAGATGGGTCGCAGATTCGACAAGACCTTTGTACTCGGGTTCAGCTTGCAAGCAATGGCTGTCACCAATGTGGGCATGCAGGTTAATGAAACGCCCTGATTTCTCATACGAAGGATTTCGGTGGCAGCCACAAGGTTGCAAAGTGCCAGAATTTTCAAGGAGTAGCTTTTTGAGTAG AATGCATAATAAGACAATTGCCTTAATTGGGGATTCTTTGGGAAGGCAGCAATTCCAATCCCTCATGTGCATGGTCACCGGAGGAGAGTTGAGCCCAGAGGTGGAAGATGTTGGCATTGATTACGGCCTCGTCAAAGCGCCCGGTGCCTTAAGACCTGATGGCTGGGTGTATCGATTTCCAAGTACCAATACGACCATTCTGTTCTATTGGTCCGCCAGCTTATGTGAATTGGAGCCTCTGAACACCTCAGGCCCATCCACACATTACGCGCTGCATCTTGATCGACCGGTGACATTCTTGAAGCAGCATCTTCCCAGGTTTGACGTGCTGGTACTTAACACCGGGCACCACTGGAACAGAGACAAGTTCAGGGGAAACCAGTGGGAGTTGTATGCCGGAGGGAAGCCCGTTGTGGACGGAGAGGAGCTTGCGGACCTGAGGAATGCAAAAAATTTCACTCTGCACAGCATAGCTAGGTGGGTTGATTTGCAGATTAAGCGACGTCCACAGCTCAAAGCCTTTCTCAGGACAATTTCTCCCCGCCATTTTGTGAATGGAGACTGGAACACCGGGGGAAGCTGCAACAACACTGTTCCATTAGCTGGAGGAAGTGAGGTATCGCAGGATGGTTCGACCGATCCCATTCCTGAGGCTGCAGTGAAAGGCACACGGGTGAAGCTCCTGGATATCACTTCACTGTCGCAACTGAGGGACGAGGGCCACGTCTCCAAGTACACCGTCAAAGCGATACTGGGCGTGCATGATTGTTTGCATTGGTGCCTTCCTGGTATACCAGATGCATGGAATGAGATACTCTGTGCTCAACTTTGA